Part of the Chitinispirillales bacterium ANBcel5 genome is shown below.
AAATAAACTCTACTGCCCTATTTATACTCATTCTGAAACTAATCTTTTCACCCCTCCCGGAACGCTGCAAAAGCAAACGAATGAGCAGGTGAGTGATTGTCTGTGCAGAAGAATGCAGCAGTAGTTCATAACCCGGCGCCTGATCTTCATATTCATTAAGGAACTCTTTAACAGACGAAACGATACGATCGTTTACCTTAAATGCTCTTCCAAAGCAATCGGGATTTAGTGCGGTTTTATACAGTGAAAGATGTGATTCAAAAAAACTCTTATTGATCATCACCGCAAAGTAACGGGGAATAATATCGCACGGAAGCTCCTGGTGGGGCATATCGGGCGGTATCATAACCACAGTAGAAGGGTGGGATTGGATTGTCCGGCCTGAGAATTTTGTCCGGCAATTTGAATCAAATGATATCAGGAACATGTATGCAGGATGGGTGTGCTCGGGCGTAATTGCATAGTAGCACTGACCTGCTAAGGGCATAAACACACCAAGGTTCTTATTTACCGCGCAATCCACGTATCG
Proteins encoded:
- a CDS encoding AraC family transcriptional regulator, with translation MKDLSLIQNLVGTVSAEQLRYVDCAVNKNLGVFMPLAGQCYYAITPEHTHPAYMFLISFDSNCRTKFSGRTIQSHPSTVVMIPPDMPHQELPCDIIPRYFAVMINKSFFESHLSLYKTALNPDCFGRAFKVNDRIVSSVKEFLNEYEDQAPGYELLLHSSAQTITHLLIRLLLQRSGRGEKISFRMSINRAVEFIWAHYGEKMTLADLSRVACLSPSHFARLFKTETGLSPGDYILKTRLDCAKRMIRAGDYCISEIALRCGFNSSSYFSHCFRREFSQSPLQFKKQWVK